Proteins from a single region of Corylus avellana chromosome ca11, CavTom2PMs-1.0:
- the LOC132166654 gene encoding protein SRG1-like: MAESAKKELPPKAVQELVINGDQLPEKYIHKGGDGGVLDVPLVQIPVVDLALLSSFSTSTEELLKLRSALSSWGCFQAINHGMTHSFLDKVREATKQFFHLPMAVKRKYSREVDGIEGYGNDMILSEQQTLDWTDRLYLTVNPQDQRRLKFWPESPEDFRDILDDYTIKLGKVTEVVLKGMARSLNLEDDCFLVQYGKQAIMTARFNYYPKCPRPDLVLGVKPHADGSGITILLQDKEVEGLQFQKDNQWFKVPIISEALLINVGDQAEIMSNGIFKSPVHRVVTNSERERISLAVFCIPEPENEIEPVDGLVNESSPRLYKKMKNFVDIYFQYYQQGKRPIDAAKI; encoded by the exons GTCCAAGAGCTGGTCATCAATGGCGACCAACTTCCAGAAAAGTATATTCACAAGGGTGGCGACGGTGGAGTCCTAGATGTTCCACTGGTCCAGATTCCGGTCGTCGATCTTGCTTTGCTCTCATCTTTCTCAACCAGCACAGAAGAACTCCTGAAACTTCGATCAGCTCTAAGCTCATGGGGCTGCTTCCAG GCAATAAACCATGGTATGACACATTCATTTCTAGACAAAGTTCGTGAAGCTACGAagcaatttttccatcttccaATGGCAGTGAAGAGAAAATATTCGAGAGAAGTTGATGGCATTGAAGGGTATGGAAATGACATGATCCTCTCTGAGCAACAGACGCTTGATTGGACTGACCGATTGTATCTTACTGTAAATCCACAAGACCAGCGAAGGCTCAAGTTTTGGCCTGAATCTCCAGAAGATTTTAG GGATATTCTAGATGATTATACCATCAAGTTGGGAAAAGTAACTGAAGTAGTCCTTAAGGGCATGGCAAGGTCACTGAACTTAGAGGATGACTGCTTTTTGGTGCAATATGGAAAACAAGCAATAATGACTGCAAGATTCAACTACTATCCAAAATGTCCAAGGCCAGATCTTGTTCTTGGGGTCAAACCACATGCAGATGGATCAGGAATCACTATTCTCTTGCAAGACAAAGAAGTGGAAGGCCTTCAGTTCCAGAAAGACAATCAGTGGTTTAAAGTTCCAATCATTTCTGAGGCCCTTCTCATTAATGTTGGTGATCAAGCAGAG ATAATGAGTAACGGAATATTCAAGAGCCCAGTACACAGAGTGGTGACAAACTCAGAAAGGGAGAGGATTTCTTTGGCTGTGTTCTGCATTCCAGAACCAGAAAATGAGATTGAACCGGTTGATGGGCTAGTGAATGAGTCAAGCCCAAGATTATacaagaagatgaaaaattttgttgataTCTATTTTCAGTACTACCAGCAAGGGAAGAGACCAATTGATGCAGCTAAGATTTAA
- the LOC132166653 gene encoding protein SRG1-like: MAALSATAGTDLPKSVQEMSINGSEPPQEYIVKDATFGPVEASPPLGSIPIINISLFLPSSSHDAEQVENELLKLRSALSSSGCFQAIGHGISSSFLDKVRGVAKQFFSLPVEEKQKYSRAVNESEGYGNDVIVSEKQVLDWSYRLTLRVFPEDRRRLNLWPENPTDFGETLHEYAMRTKSVVDLLYKAMAKSLELGEDSFSKQFGDNTLMQARFNFYPPCCRPHQVLGVKPHTDRSGVTVLLQDGEVEGLQVLIEDKWVRVPIVPHALLVNLGDQMQIMSNGIFKSPMHRVVTNTEKMRMSVAMFNEPQPDREIGPVECLIDEKRPRLYRNVTNYGAINYECFQKGKIALETVRI; encoded by the exons ATGGCTGCTCTTTCTGCTACAGCGGGTACTGATCTGCCGAAAAGCGTGCAAGAAATGTCCATCAATGGCAGCGAACCTCCACAAGAGTACATCGTTAAAGATGCCACCTTTGGCCCTGTAGAGGCTTCTCCACCGTTGGGTTCGATTCCCATTATCAATATCAGCTTATTCCTCCCATCCTCATCACATGATGCTGAGCAAGTGGAGAACGAACTCCTGAAACTCAGATCAGCTCTAAGCTCATCAGGATGCTTCCAG GCAATAGGCCATGGAATTTCGAGTTCATTTCTTGACAAGGTCCGTGGAGTTGCAAAACAATTCTTCTCACTTCCAGTGGAAGAGAAGCAGAAGTACTCCCGAGCAGTAAATGAGTCTGAAGGGTATGGGAATGATGTAATTGTCTCAGAAAAGCAAGTTCTTGACTGGTCCTATCGCCTAACCCTAAGGGTTTTTCCAGAAGATCGAAGAAGGCTCAATCTTTGGCCGGAAAATCCAACTGATTTTGG AGAGACTTTACATGAATATGCAATGAGGACAAAATCTGTGGTGGATCTTCTGTACAAGGCCATGGCAAAGTCACTGGAGTTGGGAGAGGATAGCTTCTCGAAGCAGTTTGGAGACAATACATTGATGCAAGCCAGGTTTAACTTCTATCCACCATGTTGTAGGCCTCATCAGGTTCTTGGGGTCAAACCTCATACAGATAGGTCAGGAGTTACAGTTCTCTTGCAAGATGGAGAGGTTGAAGGCCTTCAGGTTTTGATTGAAGACAAATGGGTTAGAGTTCCCATTGTTCCTCATGCTCTTCTGGTAAATCTTGGTGACCAAATGCAG ATAATGAGCAACGGGATATTCAAGAGTCCCATGCACAGGGTTGTGACAAACACCGAAAAGATGAGAATGTCGGTGGCTATGTTCAATGAGCCGCAGCCGGACAGAGAGATCGGACCGGTGGAGTGCTTGATTGATGAGAAGAGGCCAAGATTATATAGAAATGTTACGAATTATGGCGCTATCAACTATGAGTGCTTTCAAAAAGGCAAGATTGCACTTGAAACTGTTCGAATTTAA